From the Corallococcus silvisoli genome, one window contains:
- a CDS encoding lysylphosphatidylglycerol synthase transmembrane domain-containing protein, which yields MRLPNAGGRTWLKVLGAVVGLALSVLLLSTAFFKWNLSGQGELFIPRFPLRKFVDDLPGHLVWLVPFLLLQASLVPLRAVQWQATLRRPIPFRDRYHLVGIGVFVHNALPGKLGEVTRAFLLSRTQHVPFIRGLGTVGVCKLMEFACLMLLVALSFLGPFGETMAHFRGEMKVALSLCIGLVALVVLLAHWAAPLGRWLHQRHSLPRVDSFLSHVGEGLGTARSFKGMAKVFFFSIFPVFASALAYGLALRGVHIPGGLFAGAVVLGAISLGQALPGVPAGMGIYYFVTSWAARSLGANPEDAAAFATLTHLGTVLSLVSVGAWSVYRSKLRIRDLRKGGRLANAAAHHVAHEAVEPAPP from the coding sequence ATGCGGCTTCCCAATGCCGGCGGACGCACGTGGCTCAAGGTGCTGGGCGCGGTGGTGGGGCTCGCCCTGTCCGTGTTGCTGCTGTCCACCGCCTTCTTCAAGTGGAACCTGAGCGGGCAGGGCGAGCTGTTCATCCCGCGCTTCCCGCTGCGCAAGTTCGTGGACGACCTGCCGGGGCACCTGGTGTGGCTGGTGCCCTTCCTGCTGCTCCAGGCGTCGCTCGTGCCGCTGCGGGCGGTGCAGTGGCAGGCCACGCTGCGCAGGCCCATCCCGTTCCGCGACCGCTACCACCTGGTGGGCATTGGCGTCTTCGTGCACAACGCGCTGCCCGGGAAGCTGGGGGAGGTGACGCGGGCCTTCCTCCTGTCGCGCACGCAGCACGTGCCCTTCATCCGGGGCCTGGGCACCGTGGGCGTGTGCAAGCTGATGGAGTTCGCCTGCCTGATGCTGCTCGTGGCCCTGTCCTTCCTGGGCCCCTTCGGCGAGACGATGGCCCACTTCCGCGGGGAGATGAAGGTGGCCCTGTCGCTGTGCATCGGCCTGGTGGCGCTGGTGGTGCTGCTGGCCCACTGGGCGGCCCCGCTGGGCCGCTGGCTGCACCAGCGCCACAGCCTGCCCCGCGTGGACAGCTTCCTCTCCCACGTGGGCGAGGGCCTGGGCACCGCGCGCTCCTTCAAGGGCATGGCGAAGGTGTTCTTCTTCTCCATCTTCCCGGTGTTCGCCTCCGCGCTGGCGTACGGGCTCGCGCTGCGCGGCGTGCACATCCCCGGGGGCCTCTTCGCGGGCGCCGTCGTCCTGGGCGCCATCTCCCTGGGGCAGGCGCTGCCGGGCGTCCCCGCGGGCATGGGCATCTACTACTTCGTGACGAGCTGGGCGGCGCGCTCGCTGGGGGCCAACCCTGAGGACGCGGCCGCCTTCGCCACGCTGACCCACCTGGGCACCGTGCTCAGCCTGGTGTCCGTGGGCGCGTGGTCCGTGTACCGCTCCAAGCTGCGGATCCGCGACCTGCGCAAGGGCGGCCGGCTGGCCAACGCCGCCGCGCACCACGTGGCGCACGAGGCCGTGGAACCCGCGCCGCCCTGA
- a CDS encoding alkaline phosphatase family protein — MRESLNELVSENSRNWANRLVRRIGSKVPPVAARRPRNALLVHLDGVPKALLDEAIVSGQMPFVSHLVRSGAYHLENAFWGAPTSTPFFQAGLLYGLQHPNLPGYSWFDRTLGRKVQMNAPADAMAIDARLRGHGRMSLLDHGGHTYFSLFHAGARNHMCMSTLSSFKLMARSLSYEMQGLGSARTRGAWEFLCSLGMESWHAVHEVNQWARSLNDWRHEQGFLLSRILLQRLGWSFAYTKSLVDMVRGVPLIYLVYGNYDEVAHRRGPRSALALSELHRVDASLAELFAVARAAPEPYDVILLSDHGHVDSLPLEQRQGRRLEAVLFEGPTPPLHDDVWRGLLDGRAPPAPDTSVREPFRPVVVEAGNFAHVYLSGRPAPLEARELLSRYPEVLARALDNPDIGMLAMRRGTEAVVVMGGGVYGPADLDRAPLTSEYSRHAVADFLHGLPRMDTAGDLVLFGAAVRKGGTVGFAWEFGSHGGLTRVESDSLVMWPAHGPVDLSGLSHCSRLHERLAEAYLDTGSPRSLH, encoded by the coding sequence GTGCGCGAAAGTCTCAACGAGCTCGTCAGCGAAAATTCACGGAACTGGGCCAACCGCTTGGTCCGGAGGATCGGGTCGAAAGTTCCGCCCGTGGCGGCGCGTCGGCCCCGGAACGCATTGCTCGTCCATCTGGACGGGGTTCCCAAGGCCCTCCTGGACGAAGCCATTGTTTCAGGCCAGATGCCCTTTGTTTCACATCTGGTCAGGTCTGGCGCGTATCACCTGGAGAACGCATTCTGGGGCGCGCCGACCTCCACGCCGTTCTTCCAGGCAGGGCTGCTCTACGGACTCCAGCACCCCAACCTGCCGGGCTACAGCTGGTTCGACCGGACGCTCGGCCGCAAGGTGCAGATGAATGCCCCGGCGGACGCGATGGCCATCGACGCGCGCCTGCGGGGGCACGGCCGCATGAGCCTGCTGGACCACGGCGGCCACACCTACTTCTCGCTCTTCCACGCGGGCGCCCGCAACCACATGTGCATGAGCACGCTGTCGAGCTTCAAGCTGATGGCGCGCTCGCTCTCCTACGAGATGCAGGGCCTGGGCTCGGCGCGCACGCGCGGCGCGTGGGAGTTCCTGTGTTCGCTCGGCATGGAGTCCTGGCACGCCGTGCACGAGGTGAACCAGTGGGCGCGCTCGCTCAACGACTGGCGCCATGAGCAGGGGTTCCTCCTGAGCCGCATCCTCCTCCAGCGGTTGGGCTGGAGCTTCGCGTACACCAAGTCCCTGGTGGACATGGTGCGCGGCGTGCCGCTCATCTACCTGGTGTACGGGAACTACGACGAGGTCGCGCATCGCCGGGGGCCGCGCTCGGCGCTGGCGCTGTCGGAGCTGCACCGCGTGGACGCGTCGCTGGCGGAGCTGTTCGCCGTGGCCCGCGCCGCGCCGGAGCCCTACGACGTCATCCTCCTGTCGGACCACGGGCACGTGGACAGCCTGCCCCTGGAGCAGCGCCAGGGCCGGCGCCTGGAGGCCGTGCTCTTCGAGGGCCCCACGCCGCCGCTGCATGACGACGTGTGGCGCGGGCTGCTGGACGGCAGGGCCCCCCCGGCGCCGGACACGTCCGTGCGCGAGCCCTTCCGTCCGGTGGTGGTGGAGGCCGGCAACTTCGCCCACGTCTACCTGAGCGGGCGCCCGGCGCCGCTGGAGGCGCGCGAGCTGCTGTCGCGCTACCCGGAGGTGCTGGCGCGCGCCCTGGACAATCCGGACATCGGCATGCTGGCGATGCGCCGGGGCACCGAGGCGGTGGTGGTGATGGGCGGCGGTGTCTACGGCCCGGCGGACCTGGACCGCGCGCCGCTGACCTCCGAGTACAGCCGGCACGCCGTGGCGGACTTCCTCCACGGGTTGCCGCGCATGGACACGGCGGGAGACCTGGTGCTCTTCGGCGCGGCCGTCCGGAAGGGCGGCACGGTGGGCTTCGCGTGGGAGTTCGGTTCGCACGGGGGCCTCACGCGCGTGGAGTCCGACAGCCTGGTGATGTGGCCCGCGCACGGCCCCGTGGACCTGTCCGGCCTGAGCCACTGCTCGCGGCTGCACGAGCGGCTGGCCGAGGCGTACCTGGACACCGGCTCACCCCGGAGCCTCCATTGA
- a CDS encoding 2Fe-2S iron-sulfur cluster-binding protein has product MPKVTFKSPLAEVAVDVPPGTTLLDAAEKGEAQVGHSCGGVCGCSTCHVWVRKGLDSLSEQRDDEMDRLDMGFDVRPYSRLSCQTEVGGEDVTVEITEESLVAFMDENPAIRRQLESEGKWPLKK; this is encoded by the coding sequence GTGCCCAAGGTCACCTTCAAGAGCCCCCTGGCGGAGGTCGCCGTGGACGTGCCCCCGGGCACCACCCTGCTGGACGCCGCGGAGAAGGGCGAGGCCCAGGTGGGCCACAGCTGCGGCGGCGTGTGCGGGTGCTCCACCTGCCACGTCTGGGTCCGCAAGGGCCTGGACTCGCTGAGCGAGCAGCGGGACGACGAGATGGACCGCCTGGACATGGGCTTCGACGTGCGGCCCTACTCCCGCCTCTCCTGCCAGACGGAGGTCGGCGGCGAGGACGTCACGGTGGAGATCACCGAGGAGTCGCTGGTCGCCTTCATGGACGAGAACCCGGCCATCCGCCGGCAGCTCGAGTCCGAGGGGAAATGGCCCCTGAAGAAGTAG
- a CDS encoding mevalonate kinase family protein, whose translation MERALSAPGKLFVSGEYAVLWGGVSRVAAVAPRTAAFVRRRNDSCVHICLEEGTLQGLTTPRGVKWEREVPAGFSFVARTLDEALRAHGRASVGFDVAVAPGALGPGGHKLGIGGSASATVLAAEAARFVLEEKFDVLKLALVAHTLGQGGKGSGGDVAASFAGGLARYRRYDVTALADAANTGRFNAALAESPPVDLWRMPVPRVAMLYAFTGESASTKLLIAQVEARLAEAGRAAFVERSDALGHAIEDGLGGGDFRAFSDAVKAQHALLLELGPLETEGMRRVLALAASYGCAGKLSGAGGGDGCILFAPDAQARDALRQGLESRGFLTLTLDVEQGVRGEAQADARLRGWVDSLV comes from the coding sequence ATGGAGCGAGCGCTCTCCGCCCCGGGCAAGCTGTTCGTCTCCGGCGAGTACGCCGTGCTGTGGGGAGGCGTCTCGCGGGTGGCCGCGGTCGCGCCCCGCACGGCCGCCTTCGTGCGCAGGCGCAACGACTCGTGCGTCCACATCTGCCTGGAGGAGGGCACGCTCCAGGGCCTGACCACGCCTCGGGGCGTGAAGTGGGAGCGCGAGGTGCCCGCCGGCTTCTCGTTCGTCGCCCGCACCCTGGATGAAGCCCTGCGCGCGCACGGCCGCGCGAGCGTGGGCTTCGACGTCGCGGTGGCGCCGGGCGCGCTGGGCCCGGGCGGCCACAAGCTGGGCATCGGCGGCAGCGCCTCCGCGACGGTGCTCGCCGCGGAGGCCGCGCGCTTCGTGCTGGAAGAGAAGTTCGACGTGCTGAAGCTCGCGCTCGTCGCGCACACGCTGGGGCAGGGCGGCAAGGGCAGCGGCGGTGACGTGGCGGCCAGCTTCGCGGGCGGACTCGCGCGCTACCGCCGCTATGACGTCACCGCGCTCGCGGACGCCGCCAACACCGGCCGCTTCAACGCCGCGCTCGCGGAGTCTCCGCCGGTGGACCTCTGGCGCATGCCCGTGCCTCGCGTGGCCATGCTCTACGCCTTCACCGGCGAGAGCGCGTCCACCAAGCTGCTCATCGCCCAGGTGGAGGCACGGCTCGCGGAGGCGGGCCGCGCGGCCTTCGTGGAGCGCTCGGACGCGCTCGGCCACGCCATCGAGGACGGCCTGGGCGGCGGCGACTTCCGCGCCTTCAGCGACGCCGTGAAGGCCCAGCACGCGCTGCTCCTGGAGCTGGGCCCGCTGGAGACCGAGGGCATGCGCCGGGTGCTGGCGCTCGCGGCGTCCTACGGCTGCGCGGGCAAGCTGTCCGGCGCGGGCGGTGGCGACGGCTGCATCCTCTTCGCCCCGGACGCGCAGGCGCGGGACGCGCTGCGCCAGGGCCTGGAGTCGCGCGGCTTCCTCACGCTGACGCTGGACGTGGAGCAGGGCGTGCGCGGCGAGGCGCAGGCGGACGCGCGGCTTCGCGGCTGGGTGGATTCGCTCGTCTGA
- the omp85 gene encoding Omp85 family outer membrane protein, protein MLAPVVFLFFLLLSLSAVAAGRTAPGLVPVKQTPTMDGIALPLLSFSSDQGFGYGAVGGMYLYGPGKSPYAHALAAQVFFSSRGAMNHYLRYDGPQLLGPLRLEARLEYRQEKSSPFFGAGNLSAPDFRGDVDDQKYNFDKGSPGLWVRLRGRPFGENHPFQSYVGYGWRYTRVSPYATSILAQEKPIGIEGGPSGQLLAGALWDTRDDESDPTSGGVEEVALRVSGLATFSRYQYAGVTLSERRYIKLTPRLVFAQRLTLDMLFGEVPFFEWMTTGGVNVSEGIGGMSSVRGIERNRFAGNVKAFSNSELRFQAARMSVFGQPLALGAVVFLDLGRVWHPGVSDGKWHEWHPGIGGGLRFSRRAAVVRMDYARSTETGRQRFYITFGHMF, encoded by the coding sequence ATGCTGGCTCCTGTCGTCTTCCTCTTCTTCCTGCTGCTGTCGCTCAGCGCCGTGGCGGCCGGACGGACCGCGCCCGGGCTCGTGCCCGTGAAGCAGACGCCGACGATGGATGGCATCGCCCTGCCCCTGTTGAGCTTCAGCTCGGATCAAGGCTTCGGGTACGGCGCCGTGGGCGGCATGTATCTGTACGGGCCGGGCAAGTCGCCCTATGCGCACGCCCTGGCCGCGCAGGTGTTCTTCAGCTCACGCGGCGCCATGAATCATTACCTCCGCTACGACGGCCCGCAGCTGCTGGGGCCCCTTCGGTTGGAGGCACGGCTGGAGTACCGGCAGGAGAAGAGCAGCCCCTTCTTCGGCGCGGGCAACCTGTCCGCCCCGGACTTCCGCGGCGACGTGGACGACCAGAAGTACAACTTCGACAAGGGCTCGCCGGGCCTCTGGGTGCGCCTGCGCGGCCGGCCCTTTGGTGAGAACCACCCGTTCCAGTCGTACGTGGGCTACGGCTGGCGCTACACGCGCGTGTCCCCCTACGCGACGTCCATCCTGGCGCAGGAGAAGCCCATCGGCATCGAGGGTGGGCCCAGCGGGCAGCTGCTGGCGGGCGCGCTCTGGGACACGCGCGACGACGAGTCCGACCCCACCTCCGGCGGCGTGGAGGAGGTCGCGCTGCGGGTGTCCGGCCTGGCCACCTTCAGCCGCTACCAGTACGCGGGCGTGACGCTGAGCGAGCGCCGCTACATCAAGCTCACGCCGCGGCTGGTGTTCGCGCAGCGGCTCACGCTGGACATGCTGTTCGGCGAGGTGCCGTTCTTCGAGTGGATGACGACGGGCGGCGTCAACGTCTCCGAGGGCATTGGCGGCATGAGCAGCGTGCGCGGCATCGAGCGCAACCGCTTCGCCGGCAACGTGAAGGCGTTCAGCAATTCGGAGCTGCGCTTCCAGGCGGCGCGCATGAGTGTCTTCGGCCAGCCGCTCGCGCTGGGCGCGGTGGTGTTCCTGGACCTGGGCCGCGTGTGGCACCCGGGCGTGTCGGATGGCAAGTGGCATGAATGGCACCCGGGCATCGGCGGCGGGTTGCGCTTCTCGCGCCGCGCGGCGGTGGTGCGCATGGACTACGCGCGCTCCACCGAGACGGGCCGCCAGCGCTTCTACATCACGTTCGGTCACATGTTCTAA